The Bosea beijingensis genome contains the following window.
GATGCCGGCGATCGCGAGCGCGTCACCGACCTGCTCGCGGAAGCGGCGGTCCAGCAGGGCGAGCGCGTTCTGCTGATCGACGCCGATCTGGAGAAGGAACTGGAGGAAGCCGGCCCCGGCCTGATGGACCTGCTGCGCGGTGAAAGCAGCCTGGAATCGGCGATCCATTTCGGTGCCAGCAAGGATGTCGCGATGATGTCGGGCGGGCGCCGCAAGGCCCCGCCGCAGAAGGGCGTCGGCCGCACCTTCGCCATGCGGATGCTCGCCGATGCCAGCCGGCATTTCGACCTCGTGGTGATGGATGGCGGCTCGCTCGGCCGCAATGTCAGGATCGCCCCGCTCGTCGGCATGGCCGAGGAGATCGTGCTGGTCGCGCGGCTCTACGGGACACGCCAGCAGGACATCGTCCAGGCCATGGAAGCCGCGCGCATCATGGGCCGCACGATCACGGCGACGATCCTCGTCGACGGCAGCGGGCGCGGCTGATGCGCGCCGCCAGCTCCGGCGCCTCAGCAGGGCTCCAGGTAGCGCCCGGCTGGGCCCGGCTCGACGGCCTGAGCCGCATCATGCTCATCGCCGCTGTGCTCGTGCTGTTCTGCGTCTCCGGCGGCATGCTCTGGCTCGTCGGCTACAATTACGACGGCCTCACCGGCTCGGCCGCGAGCAAGATCCATCCCTCGACCTACCTGATCGTGCTGGCCTTCTGCTGGAGCGTGATCGCCAGCGGCGATCCGGTCAGCCGCAGCATCCATCTCGCAAGCGTCCGCCCGGCGACATTGCTGATGCTGCTCGTCACCATCGCCGTCATCATCGTGACCATCCTGCGCGGCGGCGCCGGCATCGGCGGCATGGTCGACACCTATATCGCCTCCTGCCTGCTGGTCTTCCTGCTTGCCGATGCCGATGACGAGACCATGGCAACGCTGACCGCGCTTCTGCATGTCGTGATGACGCTGAACGCCCTGCTCGCGCTCGCCGAATTCGTCACCCAGATTCGCCTCTTTCCCTACCGCTTCGACGGCATCGCCTTCGAGACCGACACGCGCTCGGCTGCGCTGCACGGCCACCCGCTGGCCAATGCCATGATCACCGCCTGCTATCTGATGGCGCTGATCAGCGGCGCCCGGCCCCTGTCGCCGGCTGTCCGCGGCACGCTGATCGCATTGCAGAGTGCGGCCCTCGTCGTCTTCGGCGGCCGCACGGCACTGCTGGTCTCGCTGGCGTTGGGCCTGTGCTACGGCATCGCCATGCTGTTTTCCTCGCTGCGCGGCGGACGGGTCCCGCTGGTCGGCGCGGCGATCGCCTGCGTGCTGGCGGCATTCCTGCCGGTTGCGATCGGCGGGCTGGCGGTGCTCGGCTTCTTCGACGACCTCGCCACGCGCTTCGTCTCGGACGGCGGCAGCGCCAATGCGCGCAAGGAGATGCTCGACCTGCTCGGCATGTTCTCGCTGGGCGATCTCGTCTTCGGCCCGGACAACGACCTCGTCGACACGCTCAGGCGCGTCAACGGCCTGGAATGGGGCATCGAAAACCCCTTCATCCGCATGGTGCTCTACCAGGGCGCGATCGTCACCGCACTGGTGACCGTGGCCTTCGGCCTGTTCATGTACGAGTTCGCAAGGGTCGGGCGGGCCGGCGGCGTCTGGCTGCCGATGGTCGTCTGGATCATCCTGCTGAACGGCTCGGAGAGCATCGCGACCAAGACGAACCTGCCCGCCAAGTTCGCGATCGTCGTATTCTGTCTGTATCGGCCCGAGCGCCCTGCCCGAACCGAGCCGCTCAGCCCGGCATCCGCAGCCCGAGTGCCTCGATCATGGCCGGATCGAGCTGCCGGCTGACATCGTCGACCAGCAGCCCCAGGCTGTCGAACAGGTTCCAGAACGCCCAGGGAAAGCCTTGCGCCTCGGCGCTCGCCCGGACATCGCGGACATAGCGCGCCCGGTCGACCGGCGCGGAGGCGGCGATGCCCGCGCCTGTCCGCACCGCACCGAATTCGCCCATCAGGATGCGGCCGGGCGCGACGCCCTCGCGCTGCGCCCAGGCACGGACCTGGCGCAGATAGCCTTCGATGAACGGACGGTCCGGCTGAGCATCGAAATACTCCTTCAGCACCCGCTCGGTCTCGCGATAGGCAGCGGCTCCCCGTCCCGATGCCGGCTGGCCGAGCGCGACCATGCGGTCCCGGACCGCGGCGAGCGTCGTCTCCAGCGTTCCGCGAGAAGCCGGCCATGGCACGGCGTTGAGCGCCGGGTAGAACGGCTCGCTCATCCATTTCGCGCCCTGATGCGAGAACAGATAGGGCTCGTAGAAATGGAAGGTGAAGAGCAGCGGCTCGAAAGCCGCGAGCGACCTGGCCTTCAGCGGTTCCAGCCCGGCTATCATGCTGCCGCAGGCTCCCGTCGCGACCAGGGAGAGGTCCGGGGCGACGGCGCGCGCGGCGCCCAGCATGCGCGTCTGGACCCGCTCCCATGTGGCGGCGCCGCAAGCCTGGAACGGCTCG
Protein-coding sequences here:
- a CDS encoding VpsF family polysaccharide biosynthesis protein (VpsF, distantly related to oligosaccharide ligases, is encoded next to the probable flippase VpsE.), whose protein sequence is MRAASSGASAGLQVAPGWARLDGLSRIMLIAAVLVLFCVSGGMLWLVGYNYDGLTGSAASKIHPSTYLIVLAFCWSVIASGDPVSRSIHLASVRPATLLMLLVTIAVIIVTILRGGAGIGGMVDTYIASCLLVFLLADADDETMATLTALLHVVMTLNALLALAEFVTQIRLFPYRFDGIAFETDTRSAALHGHPLANAMITACYLMALISGARPLSPAVRGTLIALQSAALVVFGGRTALLVSLALGLCYGIAMLFSSLRGGRVPLVGAAIACVLAAFLPVAIGGLAVLGFFDDLATRFVSDGGSANARKEMLDLLGMFSLGDLVFGPDNDLVDTLRRVNGLEWGIENPFIRMVLYQGAIVTALVTVAFGLFMYEFARVGRAGGVWLPMVVWIILLNGSESIATKTNLPAKFAIVVFCLYRPERPARTEPLSPASAARVPRSWPDRAAG
- a CDS encoding glycoside hydrolase family 5 protein encodes the protein MSASRRAILAGAAGAALLGSGQARAAVPISLRRGINLWPWFSLTREFPAPRTDYDWPPFQLDRQVPTLRDLGQLRRAGFDFVRIPVDPGPIVAAAPRERAILLDQVMAAVALALGQDFTVVLNLHANAATHHWTPVYLFGSEAAPGFPAYLALIAELARRLVRLGRDRVALEPVNEPFQACGAATWERVQTRMLGAARAVAPDLSLVATGACGSMIAGLEPLKARSLAAFEPLLFTFHFYEPYLFSHQGAKWMSEPFYPALNAVPWPASRGTLETTLAAVRDRMVALGQPASGRGAAAYRETERVLKEYFDAQPDRPFIEGYLRQVRAWAQREGVAPGRILMGEFGAVRTGAGIAASAPVDRARYVRDVRASAEAQGFPWAFWNLFDSLGLLVDDVSRQLDPAMIEALGLRMPG